In a genomic window of Variovorax paradoxus:
- a CDS encoding MFS transporter, with the protein MSSSLVSSSPAPRPYWLLAAVCLAGIGMPLSFTGPAVALPAIHAALGGSPVQLNWVTNAFMLSFGGTLMAAGALADACGRKRVFVLGLLLILLGSLFAVCAPGIVWFDLARAAQGLGAAAAFAAGTAALAQVFDGAARTRAFSLIGTSFGAGLASGALLAGWLGERFGWQAVMWSPALVSLAALAIGAACMRESRNPQAMGLDVPGTLSFTGALSLLTLGVLQAPDSGWGSPWVIGALAGAVLLGVVFVAIERRVAHPMLDLTLFRYPRFVGVQLLASAPAYAFVVLLVLLPIRFVGLEGRDVAETGRLMLALSGPILVVPTLAAWLAHRFPAGAISAVGLLVCAVGLYALGRCAPGAAPRELLLPLLLIGGGIGLPWGLMDGLAVGVVPRERAGMASGIFNTVRVAGEGIALALVGAALTALVGARLAHLPGVGAMASGSSAASQAAQQVTTGGLQQALALLPGLDRAAVLQVYGDAFATLLLGLAAVTVLTAVVVFAFLRGEEQAQGAEAALNCPAS; encoded by the coding sequence ATGTCTTCTTCTCTTGTTTCGTCTTCTCCGGCGCCACGCCCGTACTGGCTGCTCGCCGCCGTCTGCCTGGCCGGGATCGGCATGCCGCTGAGCTTCACCGGCCCGGCCGTGGCGCTGCCCGCCATCCATGCCGCGCTGGGCGGCAGCCCGGTGCAGCTCAACTGGGTCACCAACGCCTTCATGCTGAGCTTCGGCGGCACGCTGATGGCGGCCGGCGCGCTGGCCGATGCCTGCGGGCGCAAGCGCGTGTTCGTGCTCGGGCTGCTGCTGATCCTGCTCGGCAGCCTGTTCGCGGTGTGCGCGCCGGGCATCGTGTGGTTCGACCTCGCGCGCGCCGCGCAGGGGCTCGGTGCGGCCGCGGCCTTCGCCGCCGGCACCGCCGCGCTGGCGCAGGTCTTCGATGGGGCGGCGCGCACGCGCGCCTTCAGCCTGATCGGCACCTCGTTCGGCGCCGGCCTCGCCTCGGGCGCGCTGCTCGCGGGCTGGCTCGGCGAACGCTTCGGCTGGCAGGCCGTGATGTGGAGCCCCGCGCTCGTGAGCCTGGCGGCGCTGGCGATCGGCGCGGCGTGCATGCGCGAGTCGCGCAACCCGCAGGCCATGGGCCTCGACGTGCCCGGCACGCTGAGCTTCACGGGCGCGCTGAGCCTGCTGACCCTGGGCGTGCTGCAGGCGCCCGACAGCGGCTGGGGCAGCCCCTGGGTGATCGGCGCGCTGGCCGGCGCCGTGCTGCTGGGCGTCGTCTTCGTCGCGATCGAGCGCCGCGTCGCGCATCCGATGCTCGACCTGACGCTGTTCCGCTATCCGCGCTTCGTCGGCGTGCAGCTGCTCGCGAGCGCGCCGGCCTATGCCTTCGTCGTGCTGCTGGTGCTGCTGCCGATCCGCTTCGTCGGCCTCGAGGGGCGCGACGTGGCCGAGACCGGCCGGCTGATGCTCGCGCTGTCGGGGCCGATCCTGGTCGTGCCGACGCTGGCCGCGTGGCTCGCGCACCGCTTCCCGGCCGGCGCCATCTCGGCCGTGGGGCTGCTGGTCTGCGCCGTCGGCCTGTACGCGCTGGGCCGCTGCGCGCCGGGCGCGGCACCGCGCGAACTGCTGCTGCCCCTGCTGCTGATCGGCGGCGGCATCGGCCTGCCCTGGGGCCTGATGGACGGGCTCGCGGTCGGCGTGGTGCCGCGCGAGCGCGCGGGCATGGCCTCGGGCATCTTCAACACCGTGCGCGTGGCGGGCGAGGGCATCGCGCTGGCGCTGGTCGGCGCGGCGCTGACGGCGCTGGTGGGGGCGCGGCTGGCGCACCTGCCGGGCGTCGGCGCCATGGCCTCGGGATCGTCGGCCGCCTCGCAGGCCGCGCAGCAGGTCACGACCGGCGGCCTGCAGCAGGCGCTCGCGCTGCTGCCGGGCCTGGACCGCGCCGCCGTGCTGCAGGTGTATGGCGACGCCTTCGCCACGCTGCTGCTGGGGCTTGCCGCCGTGACGGTGCTGACCGCGGTGGTGGTGTTCGCGTTCCTGCGCGGCGAGGAACAGGCGCAGGGCGCCGAGGCGGCGCTGAACTGCCCGGCGTCCTGA
- a CDS encoding AAA family ATPase has translation MRLASFQITHFRSINDSGPIELSRITTILGRNDTGKSNLLRALHSLNPAEGPVSALSPIKNFPRHRRLSECTADTPVVHTRWRLEPQEQAELVRMLPRASGVSHVTAGRGYGPARWAGLEGLGDLSIDVGDAKGKIRKIVPAVKAAAEKLADELRAPLEQAADAFDGAMILNPDLLKWSEGAQLALAALRQALAAAGAELADKPAQMVTELEELSLSIVSDGPALARAKDWILERLPRFVFVDEYPALQGRQNIADYLSSEARDHLSSAQRSFGTLCRAAGLDPRELHALHERGDQATRNQLVNRAGAAMTAEIRRLWKDRPLKVRFNLDGDEFDTLVSDPGGAYEVEVGLDERSRGFQWFFAFHVAFFAGLRGEAGEQGDGAIVLLLDEPGLHLHPRSQADLLAHFEQDFAQQIVYTTHSPFMVPAGEKASVRIAQLEGSAGTTLSSRELAAIGGNARIGALFDLAQEPPAAVSESAAATVPAEPAVAAAAA, from the coding sequence ATGCGCCTGGCGTCCTTCCAGATCACCCACTTTCGCTCGATCAACGACAGCGGTCCCATCGAACTCTCCCGGATCACCACGATCCTCGGCCGCAACGACACCGGCAAATCCAACCTGCTGCGCGCGCTGCACAGCCTGAACCCGGCCGAGGGGCCGGTGAGCGCGCTGAGCCCGATCAAGAACTTTCCGCGCCATCGCCGCCTGAGCGAATGCACGGCCGACACGCCCGTGGTCCACACGCGCTGGCGCCTCGAGCCGCAGGAGCAGGCCGAGCTGGTGCGCATGCTGCCGCGCGCCTCGGGCGTGAGCCATGTGACCGCGGGCCGTGGCTATGGCCCCGCGCGCTGGGCCGGCCTCGAGGGCCTGGGCGACCTGTCGATCGACGTCGGCGACGCCAAGGGCAAGATCCGCAAGATCGTGCCGGCCGTGAAGGCCGCGGCCGAGAAGCTGGCCGACGAACTGCGCGCGCCGCTCGAGCAGGCGGCCGATGCCTTCGACGGCGCGATGATCCTCAACCCCGACCTGCTCAAGTGGTCCGAGGGTGCGCAGCTGGCGCTGGCAGCACTGCGCCAGGCATTGGCCGCGGCCGGTGCCGAGCTGGCCGACAAGCCCGCGCAGATGGTGACCGAGCTCGAGGAGCTGTCGCTGTCGATCGTCAGCGACGGGCCCGCGCTCGCGCGCGCCAAGGACTGGATCCTCGAGCGGCTGCCGCGCTTCGTGTTCGTCGACGAATACCCCGCGCTGCAGGGCCGCCAGAACATCGCCGACTACCTCTCGAGCGAGGCGCGCGACCATCTCTCGAGCGCGCAGCGCAGCTTCGGCACCCTGTGCCGCGCCGCCGGCCTCGATCCGCGCGAGCTGCACGCGCTGCACGAGCGCGGCGACCAGGCCACGCGCAACCAGCTCGTGAACCGCGCGGGTGCGGCGATGACGGCCGAGATCCGCCGGCTGTGGAAGGACCGGCCGCTCAAGGTGCGCTTCAACCTCGACGGCGACGAGTTCGACACGCTGGTGTCCGACCCGGGCGGCGCCTACGAGGTCGAGGTCGGGCTCGACGAGCGCAGCCGCGGCTTCCAGTGGTTCTTCGCGTTCCACGTGGCCTTCTTCGCGGGCCTGCGCGGCGAGGCCGGCGAGCAAGGTGATGGCGCCATCGTGCTGCTGCTCGACGAGCCCGGCCTGCACCTGCATCCGCGCTCGCAGGCCGACCTGCTCGCGCACTTCGAGCAGGACTTCGCGCAGCAGATCGTCTACACCACGCACTCGCCCTTCATGGTGCCGGCCGGCGAGAAGGCCTCGGTGCGGATCGCGCAGCTCGAGGGCAGCGCGGGCACCACGCTGAGCAGCCGCGAGCTGGCGGCGATCGGCGGCAATGCGCGGATCGGTGCGCTGTTCGATCTGGCGCAGGAGCCGCCGGCCGCGGTGTCCGAGTCGGCCGCAGCGACCGTGCCAGCCGAGCCGGCGGTGGCCGCCGCGGCCGCCTGA
- a CDS encoding metallophosphoesterase: MDIASSLANAANGQHDRSVSCHSSEATARVAAVILYPSLGCPLVLAPGQTRARLVIGVNAGDSRRFAVDATTGLAQAAHPYIDRHLRLCSIERKPADTDTTQGTLFGDGRTYAKARAALKTRALGPFRAQTIAHCGDGTAFSISPAGMRLYREFEGGTLYEIEFDPRTAPFTRIDASGFLSFAWMVALTPAEQKAWPGGDAPCAAHYQDLLVQRFLQTQRGTRGGAIGDLREYDVEAIGATRIGAPGADRLRLQAWHPVIRARTPTLRIAHLSDVHVNLRQQALARSRAILLEGAADAGALAEPFAARTLCNAFLHLRALFEAVTPNREPDTALLLTGDLIDFNRNIDPARAGATLGEQWRAFNILGNAHDAELYARWQDDMQVYSLVRHAYARLKLPVFMTTGNHEAYEMPYGISPRVGGWGMALGAMENAGRHAGPSVAERTDPALARHRTRLEEASRFSSTRANEGIAADHNLTIYEAALAYGPTYGQTYTSLNYDAANFDLFGALFNPLGDFVVGFGGRQGARTAGQLLVGLAWGEHENFQNLAGGTGSVGVDRQGAMILPRAASSFSPGQQALLRHAQQLKAANGASLLVASHFTIFSYDQDVPFSATDAGFTPADAPDGQLHSPGGLTAFNMGTCERRLRWYFDHLVLGDGPRIDWHFSGHSHRAGVYQAARSARSRGRVEVTSARDPGLEGPQAGDGRATRFVVSSCGGPIGYQNLDGELAGWTLRPPAGSVLDPVRHRLSQVRSATGTGRPRLAVALDYLHLMHPKDPPLRFVWAQRVGLLTSRRSPEVEVVLSERMAVLDCIVGVGIWVCEMVESQGNALKKTRPRWHRLEPALIHRRQRTLVFNPHDLDALARGMVSLHSANKIAEEREMPRPGDRHQVIERAPQAFCEVILRSPAIAKGTPDWSTDMNVDDPWLFPLDIGTARLGTTFIDFMRRRAGEQGEVPDWDWLHRTWGKYPTPAGNLYPDPKKVIRLD; the protein is encoded by the coding sequence ATGGACATCGCCAGCAGCCTCGCCAACGCCGCCAACGGCCAGCACGACCGCAGCGTCAGTTGCCATTCCTCCGAGGCCACGGCGCGCGTCGCGGCCGTGATCCTGTACCCCAGCCTCGGCTGCCCGCTGGTGCTGGCACCGGGCCAGACCCGCGCGCGCCTCGTGATCGGCGTGAACGCCGGCGACAGCCGCCGCTTCGCCGTCGACGCCACGACCGGACTCGCGCAGGCCGCGCATCCCTACATCGACCGCCACCTGCGCCTGTGCTCCATCGAGCGCAAGCCGGCCGACACCGATACGACGCAGGGCACGCTGTTCGGCGATGGCCGCACCTACGCAAAGGCGCGCGCCGCGCTCAAGACGCGCGCCCTCGGCCCCTTCCGCGCGCAGACGATCGCGCATTGCGGCGACGGCACGGCCTTCAGCATCTCGCCCGCGGGCATGCGGCTCTACCGCGAGTTCGAGGGCGGCACGCTCTACGAGATCGAGTTCGACCCGCGCACCGCGCCCTTCACGCGCATCGATGCCTCGGGCTTCCTGAGCTTCGCCTGGATGGTGGCGCTGACGCCGGCCGAGCAGAAGGCCTGGCCCGGCGGCGATGCGCCCTGCGCGGCGCACTATCAGGACCTGCTGGTCCAGCGCTTCCTGCAGACGCAGCGCGGCACGCGCGGCGGAGCGATCGGCGACCTGCGCGAGTACGACGTCGAAGCCATCGGCGCCACGCGCATCGGCGCGCCCGGTGCCGACCGGCTGCGGTTGCAGGCCTGGCACCCCGTGATCCGCGCGCGCACGCCGACGCTGCGGATCGCGCACTTGAGCGACGTGCACGTCAACCTGCGCCAGCAGGCGCTGGCTCGTTCGCGCGCGATCCTGCTCGAGGGCGCGGCCGATGCCGGCGCGCTCGCCGAGCCCTTCGCCGCGCGCACCCTGTGCAATGCCTTCCTGCACCTGCGTGCCCTGTTCGAGGCCGTCACCCCAAATCGCGAGCCCGACACGGCCCTGCTGCTGACCGGCGACCTGATCGACTTCAACCGCAACATCGATCCCGCGCGCGCCGGCGCCACGCTGGGCGAGCAATGGCGCGCGTTCAACATCCTCGGCAACGCGCACGACGCCGAGCTCTACGCGCGCTGGCAGGACGACATGCAGGTCTACAGCCTCGTGCGGCATGCCTATGCGCGGCTCAAGCTGCCGGTCTTCATGACCACCGGCAACCACGAGGCCTACGAGATGCCCTACGGCATCAGCCCGCGCGTGGGCGGCTGGGGCATGGCGCTCGGCGCGATGGAGAACGCCGGCCGGCATGCCGGCCCTTCGGTCGCGGAGCGCACCGACCCCGCCCTCGCGCGGCATCGCACGCGGCTCGAGGAGGCCAGCCGCTTCTCGTCGACCCGCGCCAACGAAGGCATCGCGGCCGACCACAACCTCACGATCTACGAAGCCGCGCTCGCCTATGGCCCCACCTACGGCCAGACCTACACCTCGCTCAACTACGACGCCGCCAACTTCGATCTCTTCGGCGCGCTGTTCAATCCGCTCGGCGACTTCGTCGTCGGGTTCGGTGGGCGGCAGGGCGCGCGAACGGCGGGCCAGCTGCTCGTGGGGCTGGCCTGGGGCGAGCACGAGAACTTCCAGAACCTCGCGGGCGGCACCGGCAGCGTGGGCGTGGACCGCCAGGGCGCCATGATCCTGCCGCGCGCCGCGAGCAGCTTCAGCCCCGGGCAGCAGGCGCTGCTGCGGCATGCGCAGCAGCTCAAGGCCGCGAACGGCGCATCGCTGCTCGTGGCGAGCCACTTCACGATCTTCAGCTACGACCAGGACGTGCCCTTCTCGGCCACCGATGCCGGCTTCACGCCGGCCGACGCGCCCGATGGCCAGCTCCACAGCCCGGGCGGCCTCACCGCCTTCAACATGGGCACCTGTGAGCGCCGGCTGCGCTGGTACTTCGACCATCTGGTCCTCGGCGATGGCCCGCGGATCGACTGGCACTTCAGCGGCCACAGCCACCGCGCCGGCGTCTACCAGGCCGCGCGCAGCGCGCGGTCCAGGGGACGCGTCGAGGTCACGAGCGCCAGGGATCCGGGGCTGGAGGGACCGCAGGCGGGCGATGGCCGCGCCACGCGCTTCGTCGTGTCGAGCTGCGGCGGACCCATCGGCTACCAGAACCTCGACGGCGAACTCGCGGGCTGGACCTTGCGCCCGCCCGCGGGCAGCGTGCTCGACCCGGTGCGCCATCGGCTCTCGCAAGTGCGAAGCGCGACGGGGACGGGGCGGCCTCGGCTGGCGGTGGCGCTGGACTACCTGCACCTGATGCATCCGAAGGATCCGCCGCTGCGGTTCGTCTGGGCGCAGCGCGTGGGGCTGCTGACATCGCGGCGGTCGCCGGAGGTCGAGGTGGTGTTGAGCGAGCGGATGGCGGTGCTGGATTGCATCGTGGGGGTCGGGATTTGGGTGTGCGAGATGGTCGAGAGCCAAGGAAACGCACTCAAGAAGACGCGGCCACGATGGCATCGCCTCGAACCCGCGCTCATCCATCGTCGGCAAAGAACGCTCGTCTTCAACCCACACGACCTCGATGCATTGGCCAGAGGAATGGTTTCACTCCACAGCGCCAACAAGATTGCGGAAGAACGCGAGATGCCGCGTCCCGGCGATCGCCACCAGGTGATCGAACGGGCCCCGCAGGCCTTTTGCGAAGTCATCCTGAGATCACCGGCGATCGCCAAGGGCACGCCCGACTGGAGCACGGACATGAATGTCGACGACCCCTGGCTTTTTCCTCTCGATATCGGTACCGCCCGCCTGGGCACCACCTTCATCGACTTCATGCGCCGCCGCGCGGGAGAGCAAGGCGAAGTGCCCGACTGGGATTGGCTCCATCGCACCTGGGGCAAATATCCGACGCCGGCCGGCAACCTCTATCCGGACCCCAAGAAAGTCATCCGGCTGGATTGA
- a CDS encoding DUF4123 domain-containing protein, which translates to MASIEAALLRRLAGDLHRLRQAAPAGSTVYALAEAALCTPEGALARWIACHGLEACALLDGTPEARFASDGPWLVALPARMPDAAIDELARLAALPQALLLLGSPLPMLRLANHLRSWLDAAMIDAEGGRTDLLLRCFDACTGMAMVDLWPAVERQAFVGAFDGWWGWNARFGLEHRAGAARPMAAPRTEALVLGEALLERIDALNRAERLLHLVLDEDVAAGELDGVPCWLHRAIARRALAHAQALGLTGWHNERIAVALCLRVHPAILEQPWMRALAAGARTQNGGLLRAVAGIAPEVLEDERRRHAARVLEDMAREIAGRASSHQPAASPH; encoded by the coding sequence ATGGCATCGATCGAGGCGGCGCTGCTGCGGCGGCTGGCCGGCGACCTCCACCGTCTGCGGCAGGCGGCGCCTGCGGGCTCCACCGTGTACGCGCTCGCGGAGGCCGCACTCTGCACGCCCGAAGGCGCGCTCGCGCGCTGGATCGCGTGCCACGGCCTCGAGGCCTGCGCCCTGCTCGACGGCACGCCCGAGGCGCGCTTCGCGAGCGACGGCCCCTGGCTCGTGGCATTGCCGGCGCGCATGCCCGACGCAGCCATCGACGAACTGGCGCGCCTCGCCGCGCTGCCGCAGGCCCTGCTGCTGCTCGGCAGCCCGCTGCCGATGCTGCGGCTCGCCAACCACCTGCGCAGCTGGCTCGATGCCGCCATGATCGATGCGGAGGGCGGCCGCACCGACCTGCTGCTGCGCTGCTTCGATGCCTGCACCGGCATGGCGATGGTCGACCTCTGGCCCGCGGTGGAACGCCAGGCCTTCGTGGGCGCCTTCGACGGCTGGTGGGGCTGGAATGCCCGCTTCGGCCTCGAACACCGCGCGGGCGCCGCACGGCCGATGGCGGCGCCGCGCACCGAAGCGCTGGTGCTGGGCGAAGCGCTGCTCGAGCGCATCGACGCCCTCAACCGCGCCGAACGCCTGCTGCACCTGGTGCTCGACGAGGACGTTGCGGCCGGCGAACTCGATGGCGTTCCGTGCTGGCTGCACCGCGCCATCGCCAGGCGGGCGCTGGCGCATGCGCAAGCGCTGGGCCTGACGGGCTGGCACAACGAGCGCATCGCGGTGGCGCTGTGCCTGCGCGTGCATCCCGCGATCCTCGAGCAGCCCTGGATGCGCGCGCTCGCGGCCGGCGCCCGCACGCAGAACGGCGGCCTCCTGCGCGCCGTCGCAGGCATCGCGCCCGAGGTCCTCGAGGACGAACGCCGGCGCCATGCGGCGCGCGTGCTCGAGGACATGGCGCGCGAGATCGCGGGCCGCGCCTCCAGCCATCAACCCGCCGCTTCGCCGCACTGA
- a CDS encoding right-handed parallel beta-helix repeat-containing protein, with amino-acid sequence MQRRHLFTSLASLSIAPSIPLLTSCRLMKKDIKEFGKTFEYLKDDAARAKETGNAPLVIEGASFDGTQFHGQVWRHLKFVDCDFTGGYQIRLEAMADVEFRNCHFAGVIEFGVMTDVRFHGCYSQGNSNWGGQRGSRNVVFEKCRFIGSSSDRNRQGAIGTYGDATFLGCAIKWFDISADTGLVAKDCDFDGVSYHPENATVLIENCRLRGLFNMVPAGLASLTVRDTVVDHLDFNRAEVKGDILIERVRGGSLLARIAGGLRITVRDSQFKSSPQGPSPFKLVSADTLHATIDNVQFLGGSKPVELSFGLVGSATEGVAPQVNQTFTLRHSHIDHLDATYLRSAHVRFEGNEFGRLELQHSRIGTLELLGNTIVRTVDFTNVEADDAKVQPLGAGQARLEGSNIRLD; translated from the coding sequence ATGCAACGCCGCCACCTGTTCACCTCGCTCGCGAGCCTGTCGATCGCACCCTCCATCCCCCTGCTTACCAGCTGCCGCCTCATGAAGAAAGACATCAAGGAATTCGGCAAGACCTTCGAGTACCTGAAGGACGATGCCGCGCGTGCCAAGGAGACAGGCAATGCACCGTTAGTCATCGAGGGGGCATCGTTCGACGGCACGCAGTTTCACGGACAGGTGTGGCGCCATCTGAAGTTCGTCGATTGCGATTTCACGGGCGGCTACCAGATCCGCCTCGAAGCGATGGCCGACGTCGAATTTCGCAACTGCCACTTCGCCGGTGTCATCGAATTCGGCGTCATGACCGACGTGCGCTTCCACGGTTGTTATTCCCAGGGCAATTCGAACTGGGGCGGCCAGCGAGGCAGCAGGAACGTGGTGTTCGAAAAATGCCGCTTCATCGGCTCGAGCAGCGACAGGAACCGCCAGGGCGCGATCGGCACCTACGGCGACGCGACCTTTCTGGGCTGTGCGATCAAGTGGTTCGACATCAGTGCCGATACGGGACTGGTCGCCAAGGACTGCGACTTCGACGGCGTGTCCTATCACCCTGAGAACGCCACCGTCCTGATCGAAAACTGCAGGCTTCGGGGGCTCTTCAACATGGTGCCCGCGGGCCTCGCCTCACTGACGGTACGCGACACGGTCGTCGATCACCTGGACTTCAATCGCGCGGAGGTGAAGGGCGACATCCTGATCGAGCGCGTGCGCGGTGGATCGCTGCTGGCACGCATCGCTGGCGGGCTTCGCATCACCGTCCGCGACAGCCAGTTCAAGTCCAGCCCGCAAGGGCCTTCTCCGTTCAAGCTGGTGTCGGCCGATACGCTGCACGCAACGATCGACAACGTCCAGTTCCTTGGCGGCAGCAAGCCCGTCGAACTCAGCTTCGGCCTCGTCGGTTCCGCGACCGAAGGCGTCGCCCCTCAAGTCAACCAGACCTTCACCCTCCGCCACAGCCACATCGACCACCTCGACGCCACCTACCTGCGCAGCGCCCACGTGCGTTTCGAAGGCAACGAGTTCGGCCGCCTCGAGCTGCAGCACAGCCGCATCGGCACGCTGGAGCTGCTCGGCAACACCATCGTGCGCACGGTCGACTTCACGAACGTGGAAGCCGACGACGCCAAGGTGCAACCGCTGGGCGCCGGCCAGGCCCGGCTCGAGGGCTCGAACATCCGGCTCGACTGA
- a CDS encoding LysR family transcriptional regulator, with product MDSFSGLESFVRAADLLSFAKAGRLLGISASAVGKNVARLEQQLGLRLFNRTTRQVRLTQEGAMFHERCRRILDELDDARAMMQDAVAQPRGRLRVSLPTIGYRFLLPMLPDFQARYPQIELDLDFNDRLVDVIAEGVDVAIRSGELVDSGLVARGLGPFRFLLVAAPAYLARHGVPQQPAELAGHACLRYKFVTGTRIEDWTLPGLPERLPCTMLCNNMEAMLGAAIAGLGIGFMPDFLARDALARGELQRVLAPHVTHRGQFSALWPSSRQLSPKVRAFVDFAVERMFPPPTDEGDGRD from the coding sequence ATGGACAGTTTCAGCGGCCTCGAATCCTTCGTGCGGGCGGCCGACCTGCTGAGCTTCGCCAAGGCGGGGCGCCTGCTCGGCATCTCCGCCTCGGCGGTCGGCAAGAACGTGGCGCGGCTCGAGCAGCAGTTGGGCCTGCGGCTGTTCAACCGCACCACGCGCCAGGTGCGGCTCACGCAGGAAGGCGCGATGTTCCACGAGCGCTGCCGCCGCATCCTCGACGAGCTCGACGATGCGCGCGCGATGATGCAGGACGCCGTCGCCCAGCCGCGCGGCCGGCTGCGCGTGAGCCTGCCGACCATCGGCTACCGCTTCCTGCTGCCGATGCTGCCGGACTTCCAGGCCCGCTATCCGCAGATCGAGCTCGACCTCGACTTCAACGACCGGCTGGTCGACGTGATCGCCGAGGGCGTGGACGTGGCGATCCGCAGCGGCGAGCTGGTAGATTCGGGGCTGGTGGCGCGCGGGCTCGGGCCGTTCCGCTTCCTGCTGGTGGCCGCGCCGGCCTACCTCGCGCGCCACGGCGTGCCGCAGCAGCCGGCCGAGCTCGCCGGCCATGCCTGCCTGCGCTACAAGTTCGTGACCGGCACGCGCATCGAGGACTGGACCCTGCCGGGCCTGCCCGAGCGGCTGCCCTGCACGATGCTGTGCAACAACATGGAGGCCATGCTCGGCGCCGCCATCGCCGGGCTCGGCATCGGCTTCATGCCCGACTTCCTCGCGCGCGATGCGCTGGCGCGCGGCGAGCTGCAGCGCGTGCTCGCGCCCCACGTGACGCACCGCGGCCAGTTCTCGGCGCTGTGGCCGTCGAGCCGGCAGCTGTCGCCGAAGGTGCGGGCCTTCGTGGACTTCGCGGTCGAGCGGATGTTTCCGCCGCCGACCGACGAAGGCGACGGGCGCGACTGA